The Ostrinia nubilalis chromosome 17, ilOstNubi1.1, whole genome shotgun sequence genome contains a region encoding:
- the LOC135080128 gene encoding zinc finger TRAF-type-containing protein 1 homolog isoform X2 has protein sequence MAEAPESEPVPSSSEPAVECDAKEDEGPLLKKRKLADKETTEKLEHRLGGILCCTVCLDLPPAAVFQCSNGHLMCAPCFNHLLADARLRDESATCPNCRVDISKTLASRNLAVEKTVSELPSECKYCTQMFPRHSLQHHEDKTCEDRLTGCRYECIGCPWRGAAHEAGAHEAACAHPRKPAADVADVLAERERRAKDHAAVYTQLLDLLSYEKITFNDLQLKPYRTEEYVHKLYYETSRFTAFGHQWVVKAFVNKNQRDPTQSSEREITYQIILKSKPR, from the exons ATGGCTGAAGCTCCCGAGAGCGAGCCTGTGCCCTCGTCCAGCGAGCCCGCTGTCGAATGCGACGCAAAAGAGGACGAAGGGCCATTGTTGAAGAAGCGTAAGCTCGCTGACAAAGAAACCACTGAAAAGCTCGAGCACAGGCTCGGGGGCATCCTGTGCTGCACAGTGTGCCTCGACCTGCCTCCAGCGGCCGTGTTTCAG TGTAGCAATGGCCACCTTATGTGCGCCCCGTGCTTCAATCACTTGCTGGCGGACGCGCGCCTGCGCGACGAGTCGGCCACGTGCCCCAACTGCCGCGTGGACATCTCCAAGACGCTGGCGTCGCGCAACCTGGCTGTCGAGAAGACGGTCTCGGAGCTGCCGTCCGAGTGCAAGTACTGCACGCAGATGTTCCCGCGCCACTCGCTGCAGCATCACGAGGACAAAACTTGCGAGGATAG GCTGACTGGTTGCCGCTACGAGTGCATCGGCTGCCCGTGGCGCGGCGCGGCGCACGAGGCGGGCGCGCACGAGGCGGCGTGCGCGCACCCGCGCAAGCCCGCCGCCGACGTGGCCGACGTGCTGGCCGAGCGCGAGCGCCGCGCCAAGGACCACGCCGCCGTCTACACGCAGCTGCTCGACCTGCTTTCGTATGAGAAGATCACCTTCAATG ACCTGCAGCTAAAGCCGTACCGCACCGAGGAGTACGTGCACAAGCTGTACTACGAGACCTCGCGCTTCACGGCCTTCGGCCACCAGTGGGTGGTCAAGGCCTTCGTCAACAAAAACCAGCGCGACCCCACGCAGAGCTCCGAGCGAGAGATCACTTACCAG
- the LOC135079764 gene encoding SAP30-binding protein translates to MTSQALASLTATYTDSEGEESIVDEQTPEKEDPKVVHSAPVSPKKAEEGTKSSSAPPSPKRRLVSYVDDTIVSDEEQLSPNAEDQDDMRRLSMETDTDEAIPRSDPDDSQDGVSIPPEPPGKCPKELQESIAKFYSRMLSEGLDMNRIIQDKKNFRNPSIYEKLIQFCDINELDTNYPPEIYDPLKWGKESYYDELSRVQKFEMDRREKEKKDKLSKIDFITGVAKKPESDDEKKRKSKWDQAAPNVGTKPAIKQPGLLQQPLTSNVTGTKSTVISAFGSLPKKTKM, encoded by the coding sequence ATGACATCTCAAGCCTTAGCATCACTTACAGCTACCTACACAGACTCCGAGGGAGAGGAAAGCATTGTTGATGAACAGACACCTGAAAAAGAGGATCCAAAAGTTGTCCATTCTGCGCCCGTCAGTCCAAAAAAGGCTGAGGAAGGCACTAAATCTTCATCTGCACCACCGTCTCCCAAAAGGCGCCTGGTTTCATATGTAGATGACACCATAGTTTCGGATGAAGAGCAGTTGTCGCCGAACGCTGAAGATCAAGATGATATGCGACGTTTGTCAATGGAAACCGATACCGATGAAGCCATCCCGCGCTCGGACCCCGACGACTCGCAGGACGGCGTCAGCATACCGCCGGAGCCGCCGGGCAAGTGCCCCAAGGAACTGCAGGAATCCATAGCCAAGTTCTACAGTCGCATGTTGAGCGAAGGCCTAGACATGAATAGAATAATTCAAGACAAAAAGAACTTTAGGAATCCCAGTATTTATGAGAAACTAATTCAATTTTGTGATATAAACGAGCTAGACACTAACTATCCTCCTGAAATATATGACCCGCTGAAATGGGGTAAAGAATCATATTATGATGAATTGTCGCGAGTACAAAAATTTGAAATGGATAGGAGAGAAAAGGAAAAGAAAGATAAATTATCTAAGATTGATTTTATAACAGGTGTTGCAAAGAAACCAGAAAGTGATGATGAGAAAAAAAGAAAGTCTAAGTGGGACCAGGCTGCGCCGAACGTGGGCACCAAGCCCGCCATCAAGCAGCCCGGCCTGCTGCAGCAGCCGCTCACCAGCAACGTCACGGGCACCAAGAGCACCGTCATCTCTGCCTTTGGATCTCTCCCTAAGAAAACTAAGATGTGA
- the LOC135080129 gene encoding trafficking protein particle complex subunit 11, with product MAVQPSDYTDFPPEIILKPLALIGLSGLDAVNNAVHKEIWDAFSNNRRPDRAAVRFKLLNNTFEFPVVKPKRNSYEWYIPKGILKKNWIHKRTSLIPAVVVLFYDMEWNDPQWNEKIIECASKVQSIRAAVEGHATRVCVVVLQGGQAPPPSEYMLGAERAQALCSACEIQSKSLFVLPHSDHLMGYIIRLENAFYDIAQNYYHHETKNIKQHRDHLNKTTHQYLFVRHQFKLGYLNELKQDLSTAHKHYMHAYNNLLETRTVDTNMHEVRTVAGYINYKLCKLLFALNLPRDAIAQLKSHLERYKSRVGATELLFEHYAWIARQYSAFGELFDEAIRAGLPGIQSQHPGFYYQYAAQFTVKRRQAMRSVCSEATKYPPPPDPMEGIVEYYGQRPWRPGRLSADPHDPQKEQAAVLALQYNERVFNHSAMIISFLGCAISQFKTFHSPRMRKQLVVEMANEYYYSADYGKALTLLSHMLWDYRREKWWFLASHVLNRALQSAYLSAKIQDYVQLSIEALSKHIQVPNKDKSRIFKNIMSVLNMNIPGPEPDVPVNSQNKALEIWQAAIEKDPFVIVVDMVNISSFLEVKPKFKQQRYRMDEIIEVEIYVRLTYETVLEAIKAFITISSASESIEIPITHDGNNTITLEGGKVKRFLCHFKPNPHDNGSELHIKNVSFILGSEKKRKIMMNFKIDDNKAIEPAVHPELLHFILSPKADFEFDCIVPLTAASITPRECKLSISINNSSPALQGEWFPTTFTITNNENSPVYDVKFALSLLSSPDNPNPESVTELSLKEGESQTQPLQIKAGAIHKYSQHSISFYLKTNRTATATVQIKVSYLIDLPEISKLECVKDFTTKITVIKPFEVSTNFVSMTFKPVSKCFVDDPFIVMPQIKILSPWDLLIVDTELELLDCFNYSDDTKPPSCISDLEVAEKNIASDAVCIQAKYKPNDTPTRVGLYNIKWRRKNNGDGHCVMSTTALSGLPIDDCPIAIEVNYPEVVEVQTSVPLKCTLIGKTNTPIRLSLTVEGTDFYMFSGYKKLAVTVPPNDRVELCYNIHPLLTGNTTPPRLKATVLGDTANQDVIREMFEKIFPQNIFVMPKYNK from the coding sequence ATGGCAGTGCAACCCAGTGATTATACCGATTTTCCGCCCGAGATAATACTGAAGCCATTGGCGCTGATCGGGCTCTCGGGATTGGATGCAGTGAACAATGCGGTGCACAAGGAGATATGGGACGCGTTCTCCAACAACAGGCGGCCCGACCGAGCCGCGGTGCGCTTCAAGCTGCTCAACAACACCTTCGAGTTCCCCGTAGTGAAACCCAAAAGAAACTCGTACGAATGGTACATTCCCAAGGGAATTCTGAAGAAGAACTGGATTCACAAACGAACATCCCTGATTCCCGCGGTCGTCGTACTGTTTTATGACATGGAATGGAACGATCCGCAGTGGAACGAGAAGATAATAGAATGCGCGTCGAAGGTGCAGTCCATACGAGCCGCGGTGGAGGGGCACGCCACGCGCGTGTGTGTGGTGGTGCTGCAGGGCGGGCAGGCGCCGCCGCCCTCCGAGTACATGCTGGGCGCCGAGCGCGCGCAGGCGCTCTGCTCCGCGTGCGAAATACAATCCAAGTCTCTGTTCGTTCTTCCCCACAGTGATCACCTCATGGGTTACATTATTCGCTTGGAGAATGCTTTTTATGATATCGCTCAAAATTACTATCATCACGAAACGAAGAACATCAAGCAGCACAGGGATCATCTGAACAAAACGACGCATCAGTATTTGTTTGTGAGACACCAGTTTAAGTTGGGATATCTGAATGAGTTAAAACAGGATTTAAGTACAGCCCACAAACACTACATGCACGCCTACAACAACCTGCTGGAGACCAGGACGGTGGACACCAATATGCACGAGGTGAGGACGGTCGCGGGGTACATCAATTACAAGCTCTGTAAGCTGCTCTTCGCTCTGAACTTGCCTCGGGATGCGATCGCCCAGCTCAAGTCCCACCTGGAAAGGTACAAGAGCAGGGTGGGTGCCACCGAGCTTCTCTTTGAGCACTATGCGTGGATCGCCCGGCAGTACAGTGCCTTTGGAGAACTTTTTGATGAGGCCATCAGGGCAGGTCTTCCAGGAATTCAGTCGCAGCACCCGGGCTTTTACTACCAGTATGCTGCACAGTTTACAGTCAAAAGAAGGCAGGCTATGAGGTCAGTTTGTAGCGAGGCAACCAAATATCCTCCCCCTCCTGATCCGATGGAAGGTATAGTAGAGTACTATGGGCAGAGGCCGTGGCGCCCGGGACGCCTCAGCGCCGACCCGCATGACCCTCAGAAGGAGCAGGCGGCTGTGCTGGCACTGCAGTACAATGAGAGAGTGTTCAACCACTCAGCAatgattattagttttttgGGCTGTGCTATATCTCAgtttaaaacatttcattctccCAGAATGAGAAAACAGTTAGTGGTTGAAATGGCCAATGAGTATTACTATTCAGCAGATTATGGAAAAGCATTGACCCTGTTGAGTCATATGCTCTGGGATTATAGGAGAGAAAAATGGTGGTTCTTAGCCTCACATGTTCTGAACAGAGCATTACAAAGTGCCTATTTGTCAGCTAAAATACAAGATTATGTGCAGCTCTCAATAGAGGCACTATCTAAGCATATCCAAGTGCCAAACAAAGACAAAAGcagaatatttaaaaacataatgtcAGTACTTAACATGAACATACCTGGGCCAGAGCCAGATGTCCCAGTCAATTCACAGAACAAGGCACTGGAAATATGGCAGGCAGCTATAGAAAAGGATCCATTTGTGATAGTTGTGGACATGGTTAACATTTCCAGTTTTCTGGAAGTTAAACCAAAATTCAAACAGCAAAGGTACAGGATGGATGAAATAATAGAAGTAGAAATATATGTTAGATTGACATATGAAACTGTTTTGGAAGCAATAAAAGCCTTTATCACCATATCCAGTGCCTCAGAGTCCATTGAAATTCCCATTACTCATGATGGAAATAACACAATTACACTGGAAGGTGGTAAAGTTAAAAGGTTCTTGTGTCATTTTAAACCAAACCCTCATGATAATGGGTCAGAGTTACATATCAAGAATGTATCATTCATATTAGGCTCTGAGAAGAAGAGGAAAATCATGATGAATTTCAAAATCGATGACAACAAAGCAATAGAACCTGCTGTTCATCCAGAACTCCTTCATTTCATTTTGAGCCCCAAAGCAGACTTTGAATTTGATTGTATTGTGCCTTTGACTGCTGCCTCGATTACACCAAGAGAATGTAAATTGTCTATAAGTATAAATAATTCTAGTCCTGCACTCCAGGGAGAGTGGTTTCCCACAACATTCACCATCACAAACAATGAAAATAGTCCAGTGTATGATGTCAAGTTTGCACTCTCTTTGTTGAGTTCTCCTGACAATCCAAATCCTGAGTCAGTTACAGAGTTAAGTCTGAAGGAAGGAGAGTCCCAAACACAGCCCCTTCAGATAAAAGCAGGTGCTATTCACAAGTATTCTCAGCACTCCATTTCATTTTACCTAAAGACTAACAGAACAGCCACTGCAACAGTTCAAATAAAAGTATCATACTTAATAGATCTTCCTGAAATATCAAAACTTGAATGTGTTAAAGATTTCACCACTAAAATCACAGTTATAAAACCTTTTGAAGTTTCCACTAACTTTGTATCAATGACTTTCAAGCCTGTTTCAAAATGCTTTGTAGATGATCCTTTCATAGTCATGCCACAAATAAAGATCCTAAGCCCATGGGATTTATTGATTGTAGATACAGAATTAGAGCTATTGGATTGTTTCAATTATTCTGATGATACAAAACCACCATCTTGTATCAGTGACTTAGAGGTAGCTGAGAAGAATATAGCATCAGATGCAGTATGCATCCAAGCCAAGTACAAGCCTAACGATACTCCCACCAGAGTGGGTCTATACAATATTAAATGGAGACGAAAAAATAATGGTGACGGTCACTGTGTGATGAGTACCACCGCCTTGTCAGGGCTGCCAATAGACGACTGTCCCATTGCAATTGAAGTCAATTATCCTGAAGTAGTGGAGGTTCAGACATCTGTTCCCTTGAAGTGTACTTTGATTGGAAAGACTAATACCCCAATAAGGCTGAGCCTGACGGTGGAGGGCACAGACTTCTACATGTTCTCGGGGTACAAGAAGCTGGCTGTGACAGTCCCGCCCAATGACCGAGTGGAGCTGTGCTACAACATCCACCCACTGCTAACAGGGAACACCACCCCTCCCCGATTAAAAGCCACGGTCTTGGGTGATACTGCAAATCAAGATGTTATAAGAGAAATGTTTGAGAAAATCTTTCCACAGAATATATTTGTTATGCCtaagtacaataaataa
- the LOC135080130 gene encoding proteasome subunit beta type-1 — MLNVSGNFPEYAVPGAKQVRFEPYADNGGSVVAIAGDDYAVIGADTRLSTGFSIYTREQKKLFKLSERTVLGATGCWCDTLTLTRLLQARMQMYEHDHNKSMSTPAVAQMLSTMLYYKRFFPYYVSNVLAGLDADGRGCVYSYDPIGHCERSNYRAGGSAGAQLQPLLDNQIGLKNMQNVTEAPLPREKALALLKDVFISAAERDIYTGDCIYILIITANGIQEEKFELRKD, encoded by the coding sequence ATGTTGAACGTAAGTGGAAACTTTCCCGAATATGCCGTACCCGGCGCCAAACAAGTCCGCTTCGAGCCCTACGCAGACAACGGAGGAAGCGTCGTCGCCATCGCCGGCGACGACTATGCCGTGATCGGGGCAGACACTCGTCTCAGCACGGGGTTCTCCATTTACACAAGGGAACAGAAGAAACTGTTCAAGCTGTCGGAGCGGACGGTGCTGGGCGCCACGGGCTGCTGGTGCGACACGCTGACGCTGACGCGGCTGCTGCAGGCGCGCATGCAGATGTACGAGCACGACCACAACAAGTCCATGTCCACGCCGGCGGTAGCGCAGATGCTGTCCACGATGCTGTATTACAAGCGCTTCTTCCCGTACTACGTGTCCAACGTGCTGGCCGGGCTGGACGCCGACGGGCGCGGCTGCGTGTACAGCTACGACCCCATCGGCCACTGCGAGCGCTCCAACTACCGCGCGGGCGGCTCGGCCGGCGCGCAGCTGCAGCCGCTGCTCGACAACCAGATCGGCCTCAAGAACATGCAGAACGTCACCGAGGCGCCTCTCCCCCGAGAGAAGGCCCTGGCTCTGCTCAAAGATGTGTTCATCAGTGCGGCAGAGAGAGACATCTACACAGGAGACTGCATTTACATCCTAATCATCACGGCCAATGGTATTCAAGAGGAGAAGTTTGAGTTGCGTAAAGATTAA
- the LOC135079766 gene encoding dolichyl-diphosphooligosaccharide--protein glycosyltransferase subunit DAD1: protein MTSLMSVIPKLYQEYTTKTSKKLKIIDAYLLYVFLTAVIQFVYCCLVGTFPFNSFLSGFISTVSSFVLGVCLRLQVNPENKQEFQGLSAERGFADFIFAHLVLHIVVINFIG, encoded by the exons ATGACTTCTCTTATGTCTGTAATCCCGAAATTGTATCAAGAATATACTACAAAAACTTCCAAGAAGTTAAAGATCATCGACGCCTATTTATTATACGTGTTCCTCACCGCGGTCATACAATTTGTGTATTGTTGTCTGGTCGGCACTTTTCCCTTCAATTCATTCCTTAGCGGCTTCATTTCCACCGTCAGCTCATTTGTTCTTGGAG TGTGCTTACGGTTGCAAGTGAACCCCGAAAACAAGCAGGAGTTCCAGGGCTTGAGCGCGGAGCGTGGTTTTGCCGATTTTATTTTTGCGCATCTCGTCCTTCACATCGTCGTCATCAACTTCATAGGATAG